The following proteins come from a genomic window of Deinococcus aestuarii:
- the hflX gene encoding GTPase HflX translates to MDKVHGNTSGLRPAQLKSLSNLYRRRIEPGRVGSPELARNLAELSDDVRREVSVLIDRRGRVISVSVADAKGAELPDLRLGENRLAGFHLLHTHPRGGGLSKGDLSTLFLKRLDAVSAIEVRNEGQPGLVHTAHLTPPGTVGEEEDWRILDPVPSFQIDEFDLGAQVSALEEEIARASRTREAKKDRERAILVQIDQGEFDAEERLEELSELARTAGAEVVHKELVYRRNLKPGTLVGAGKLEELTSRAYHLDADLLIFGQELGPAQAREIEAATGLKILDRTQLILDIFALHAQGVESRLQVELAQLRYMKPRLLGAGAQLSRIGGSAGSAAGGSIGTRGPGETKLELDRRRINDRISFLEKQLESVAVRREERRKGRARNDIPVVSIVGYTNAGKSTLLNAFTHAAEEPRRVLAENKLFATLRPTSRQGYIEGVGPVVLTDTVGFIRDLPKDLSRAFRATLEEIGDADVLLHVVDAASPGADTRYEAVNRILEDLGFREMPTVVALNKADAADPEALDRERERLGGVPVSALRNIGLPQLKDALADAVGQVQRQELAQREEAQVRAAEYR, encoded by the coding sequence ATAGATAAAGTCCACGGCAACACCTCGGGCCTGCGCCCGGCCCAACTGAAGTCCCTGAGCAACCTCTACCGCCGCCGCATCGAGCCGGGGCGGGTGGGCTCGCCCGAACTCGCGCGCAACCTTGCCGAACTTTCCGACGACGTGCGGCGCGAGGTCAGCGTCCTGATCGACCGCCGGGGCCGCGTCATTTCCGTCAGCGTGGCCGACGCGAAGGGCGCCGAACTGCCCGACCTGCGCCTCGGCGAGAATCGGCTGGCGGGCTTCCACCTGTTGCACACGCACCCGCGCGGCGGGGGGCTGAGCAAGGGCGACCTCTCCACCCTCTTCCTCAAGCGGCTGGACGCCGTAAGCGCCATCGAGGTGCGGAACGAGGGACAGCCCGGCCTCGTCCACACCGCGCACCTCACCCCGCCCGGCACGGTGGGCGAAGAAGAAGACTGGCGCATCCTCGACCCGGTGCCCAGCTTCCAGATCGACGAGTTCGACCTCGGCGCGCAGGTCTCAGCGCTGGAGGAAGAAATTGCCCGCGCCAGCCGCACCCGCGAGGCGAAAAAGGACCGCGAGCGCGCCATCCTCGTCCAGATCGACCAGGGCGAGTTCGACGCCGAGGAGCGGCTGGAGGAGCTGAGCGAACTCGCGCGCACGGCGGGGGCGGAGGTCGTCCACAAGGAACTCGTGTACCGCCGCAACCTCAAGCCGGGCACCCTGGTCGGCGCGGGCAAGCTCGAAGAGCTGACGAGCCGGGCGTACCACCTCGACGCGGACCTCTTGATCTTCGGGCAGGAACTGGGCCCGGCCCAGGCGCGCGAGATCGAGGCGGCAACCGGGCTGAAGATTCTCGACCGGACGCAACTGATCCTCGACATCTTCGCCCTGCACGCGCAGGGGGTGGAGTCGCGGCTTCAGGTCGAACTCGCGCAGCTCCGGTACATGAAGCCCCGGCTGCTCGGTGCGGGCGCGCAGCTCTCGCGCATCGGTGGTTCGGCGGGCAGCGCGGCGGGCGGTTCCATCGGGACGCGCGGCCCCGGTGAGACGAAGCTGGAGCTCGACCGCCGCCGGATCAACGACCGCATCTCCTTCCTGGAGAAGCAACTGGAGAGCGTGGCCGTCCGCCGCGAGGAGCGCCGCAAGGGCCGCGCGCGCAACGACATCCCGGTCGTTTCCATCGTCGGGTACACGAACGCGGGCAAGTCCACGCTCCTCAACGCCTTCACCCACGCCGCCGAGGAACCGCGCCGGGTGCTGGCCGAGAACAAGCTCTTCGCCACCCTGCGCCCCACGAGCCGCCAGGGGTACATCGAGGGCGTGGGCCCGGTGGTCCTCACCGACACGGTGGGCTTCATCCGTGACCTGCCCAAAGACCTCTCCCGCGCCTTCCGTGCCACGCTGGAGGAGATCGGCGACGCCGACGTGCTCCTGCATGTGGTGGACGCGGCGAGCCCCGGCGCCGACACCCGCTATGAGGCGGTCAACCGGATTCTGGAAGACCTCGGCTTCCGCGAGATGCCTACGGTCGTCGCGCTGAACAAGGCCGACGCCGCCGACCCGGAGGCGCTGGACCGCGAGCGCGAGCGGCTGGGCGGGGTGCCCGTGAGCGCCCTGCGGAACATCGGCCTCCCGCAACTCAAGGACGCCCTCGCCGACGCAGTAGGGCAGGTGCAGCGCCAGGAACTCGCCCAGCGCGAGGAGGCGCAGGTGCGGGCGGCGGAGTACAGGTAA